The following are encoded together in the Pseudomonadota bacterium genome:
- a CDS encoding helix-turn-helix transcriptional regulator: MNLLQSIGRKIQSIREKRGITQETLEDRTGINAKYISAIECGQKNITVLTLEKIAKGLDAELFELLVLPEGLESQETVKKAIESLLHDADIKTLNICLDFLRKTSA; this comes from the coding sequence ATGAATCTTTTGCAATCTATCGGCAGGAAAATCCAAAGCATCAGGGAAAAGAGAGGTATTACGCAGGAAACACTGGAAGATAGAACTGGGATTAACGCAAAATATATCAGTGCTATCGAATGTGGTCAGAAAAATATTACTGTTTTAACTCTTGAAAAGATCGCAAAGGGGTTAGATGCAGAACTCTTTGAATTATTGGTTTTACCGGAAGGACTGGAATCCCAAGAAACCGTTAAGAAAGCGATAGAATCCTTGCTGCATGATGCAGATATAAAAACTCTGAACATATGTCTGGATTTTTTACGAAAAACTTCGGCATAA